A stretch of DNA from Desulfosarcina ovata subsp. ovata:
TTAAGGATCGGGAATTTTATTAATTGAACAAAATTGCTTGTTCTTGCGCCCGTCTTCCGCGTTGCATCAACGGCCACATACTCCCAGTATGCAACCGTTGATGCGCCTTGAAGACGAACACAAGCCCGGCGCAATTACGTCCAATTAATTTCATCCCCGATCCTAAGCGGACTTCGGTCGTGACGTTCAGGCAAACACGCGTACGGTCATGGGTGTCCTTTGAGGACTTAATAGGGAATCCCGTTAAAGTCGGGAGCGGACCCGCCGCTGTAATCCCGTATTTCTTAAGAAGAAAACCTTTACAGCAGTATGATGCCACTGTTTCCCGGCAGGGAAATGGGAAGGCGGCTGTAAAGGCGGGAAAGCCAGAAGACCTGCCGTCATGACTCTTTTTGAAAAGCCTTCGTGGGCAAGGCCTTTTCATGACGGTTCAGTGGATAAAATCGGGGAATCCCGAACCGGTAACCAACCGGTTCGGGATTTTTTTTCGATCCGGCGACTCATTTTCATTGTTGAAGCGGAGGAGGTTCGGAATGAAACGATTTGTAATCCAGTTGAATCACAGGCGGTTTTTCTCTTCTATTTTCCTGATCGGTCTGATTTTGCTTGCCTTTCAACATCCTGTCACGGCAGATGAATCCCAGGCCAGTCAACCTGCGGCAGAGATAGTAAGTATGGATGACATCGTCGTCACCGCCACGAGATCGGAAAGATCGGCAGCTGAGATATATGCCGACGTGGAGGTTATCTCCAGCGAGGAGATTGCCGACTCGTCCAGCAATGACCTGCTGGATTTGTTGCGGGGAATCCCCGGTATGGACAACCGGGGGCAGACAGGCCAGGGCGGATGGTTTTCCACTGACATCAGGGGCATTGACAGCAGCCGGGGCATGTTGATGATGGTCGATGGGGTGCCGTTGAATTCCGGATTGTCCGACTTTACCTATACTTCCGGTATCGATCTGAGTATCATCGACCAGATCGAGGTGGTCAAGGGAAACTTTTCTTCTCTTTACGGAAGCAACGCCATGGGTGGGGTAATCAACGTCATCACCAAGAAAAGGGAGACCGACGGTTTCGACATTACCGGCAGGATGGACGCCGGCGACTTCGGGTTCTATGAGTATGGGTCGAACGTCATCGGCCGAAAGGGCAGGCTGACCTATTCCATCAATGCCAGCCAGCAGCACTTCGACAACCGCTACCGCCGGGATCAACAACTGGAATATGAGAGAAGCGGCATGATGGGCAATTATACGTACACCAAGGTTTATACCGATATCGAGGATGCCGATTCCGACAACTCGAGGGTATTCGCCCGCATCGACTATGATGTGGACGACACCACGGGCTTCACTCTCTCAGGAAATTATGCCACGTCAAGCGAAAATTTGGGAAAAAGCGAGAATTTGCCTACGGTTCGTGATCTCGGGGACAAGGAGCAGGACACCTATTTCCTGAACCTCAACGCCCACACGACCCTCCTGGATGATCTGGATCTAGATTTACAGCTCTATACCAACTACGACGAGCGAGACACCAACAAGGAACAGCGGGTCAGCAGCGGAATGATGGGGTCGTCCTATGAAATGGGTCATCAGAATTTCTGGGGCCGCAACAACGGCCTGCAAATCAAGGCCAACAAATCAATCTTTGCAAGACACTATATTACGTCCGGCATCGATGCTAATTACAAGCAAGGGTACTGGAAGGAAACCTATGAGGACGGCGAGGTGATCGACACGACCCTGGACAAAACCATGACGAACTACGCGGTCTACCTTCAGGACGAAATCGACTTGGCCCCGGTGACGATCACCCTTGGCGGGCGCTACGATGCCAATTCCGAGTCGGAAGACGCCTTTTCGCCCAAGCTCGGGCTTTTCTATAAAATGTCCGACAGGATCAGTTTTCATGGTTCCGCTGGGAAAGCATTTCGTGCGCCGACGCTTCAGGAAATGTACCAGCCGACCTGGCTGATGGGCATGTACTTGTTTTATTCAAACCCGGACCTGGAGCCCGAAACCGTCTGGTCCTACGATCTGGGAACCACAATAAAAATAACCCCGAAAATCGATTTCTTCGTGACCGGCTTTTATTCCAAGGCCGAGGATCTCATTAGCACTTCGCCGACAATCATCGACGGTCAAACGGTGAGAATTTATGAAAACTTGGAGGAGGTGGAAACTGACGGTTTCGAAGCCGGCATTGAGGGCTGGCTGACGCCGTGGCTGACCTTCAACCTGAACTACACCTACACCCACTCGGTGGAAAAGGGTGAGGGGCGCCTGGCGGATGTTCCCCTGCACCAGGCCAATTTAAGCTTGGGAACCAGAACCCCCATCGGGAAACACCTTGTCCTGAACACCACACTCAATGCCAGGTACAGCGGGGAAACCACTTATGTCGACAGCATGACCGACATGACCGTGGAGAAACTGGACGGCTTCACGGTCATGGATTTTATCGTGCGCCTCAACATTCTGGAAAAGCACAGCCTTAAATTCGCCATGTACAACATTCTCGACGAGGAATACCAGGTACACGGCTCCAATCTCGGCCCCGAACGATATTTCTGGGCAGGCGCGGAGTTCACGTTCTGATCAACATTAAATAAAAGCCGGAGGAGAACCGATCCGGCGCTGCCGGGGGATCATGGATGTTATGCCCCCCCTTGTACCGCCGGCGCCTCCGGTTTTTTCAAAATCGGGAGTACGCGTTAGCCCTGATCCGTTCTCTCTTCTATATCGCCTTCGAGGTCCAGATACATCTGCCGGAGAGAATCGAGTTCCGCTTCCGACGCGTCCCAATAGCCTCGCTTTTGCGCCTCGAAAAGGCGCTGAAGAATATCGCCGACCGCATAAATATTGTTCTCACTGAGTTTTTTGAACATCTCCCGGTCATCAAGCAGGGTTTCCTTCACGGCACTGAAGATCCAGCTTTCCACCCTTCCTGTGGTGGCACTCAGACCCACCAGATTTTCGACCCGATCGGCCAGGTGCTGGGCCCCGTGCACCCCATGCTCCAGCAGGCCGTTGATATACTCGGGATTTAGAAGCCGCGTGCGGACGCTGATCTGGACGGCCTTGCCGGCCTCGTCCGTGTATATTTTGCTGGACGACGAATCGGTATAGAGCATAACCGGCATTTCTCCCCGCACCTCGCCGACGGCTTTGGACAGGCCGCCGAAGTATTCATAGTAGTGATCCAGATCGGTGATGGAGTAATCCACGGAACTTCTCACCTGGGAGACCACCTCCACCTGTTTGAGATTGGATTCGAACAGGGACCGCTGCGCCTCGCCCCGTCGGGTCCGGGTATACAGATGCTTCTGGGCGCTCAAGTATCCCTCGGCGATCTCGGATTCATCCGTCCAGGCCCTGTTTTCAATCATGGTGGTCAGGCCCGTTCCGTACTGTCCCTCAGGGGGGCCGAAAATTCTTCCCCGGGACAGTTGCGCCGCCTCCTTTTCACCCATCTGCTTGCTCAGTTCGGCCTCCCGCCGGTCGGCGTGCTTTTTCATGAAATTCATTTCATCCGGTTCGTCGGCCGTGCACACGGCGTCCACCACCTCGTCCAGAAAATCGATCATATTGGGAAACATGTCGCGAAAAAATCCGCAGATGGTCATTACCACGTCGATCCGGGGACGGCCCAACGCTTCCAGGGGAACCAGGGCAAACTTTTTTTCAAAGGCGTTTTGGGTGGGAATGATCTTCACCCCCAGGTAATGCAGGATCTGCCCGATGGTCTCGCCCTTGGTTTTGGAGGTCTCCAGCCCCCACAGCACCAGGGACACGGTTTCCGGATAGCGGCCGTTTTCCTTGAGGAAAAAGGCCAGGGTGCTCTCGGCGATCTGGCGCCCCCGTTCCACCGCCACCTCGGACGGTACCAGGCGGGCATCAAATTGGAACATATTGAAGCCCGTGGGAAAAACCTCCGGGTCCCGAATGACATCGCCTCCGAGATGCGCGTCCAGATACCGACCCTCCAGGCAGCGAAGGAGCCCGCCGAGCTCATCGCTCGTTTCCAGTCGCTGCAGGCAGACTTGCCCAAAGGCCAGGGCCTTGTCAAGCGCCCGGGCCTGCTCGGGGGAAAGCGTCGCCCGGACGTCTTTCGCATAGCGGCCACTGCCAAAATAGTGGTCCGCCACCAGGGCCTCGGCGATCTCACAGGCCCGTTCTTCCCGCCGGATGGGCGGGACTTCCGCTTCCACCAAAGGCCGGATAATCTCTTGTATGGGATACAGGTCGCCGCGTTTCCAGCTTAAAATCGCCGAAAGAAAAGACGCCTTCTCGGCATCTGAAAACATCGCTCCGATCCGATGCAGCCCCAGGGGCATCAGGGACGTCTTCATACGAATCAATTCGCCGGCGATGGCATCCACATCGTGCGGGTCATCGGCAATGAGCTTCATCTGCTCAGCTTTTTGAATTATTTTCTCATACAGCTCTTTTTGCTGCACCGGCGCAAGGCTCGCGGCCGACTCGTAATCGGCGATCAACTCCTCAAGGGCCAGGATGTCTCCATAGGCGCCGGACCGTTTGAAGGCCGGGCCCGAGTAAGAGACCAGGCAAGCATGGGTCCGCCGCTTGGCAATGATGGCCTCAGAGGGGTTGCCGGTATAGTAATAGTAAAAATGGGGGCAGGTCCCGATCAGGTAATCCGGGTAGCAGTCCGCCGACATGCCGCTTTCCTTGCCGGGCAGAAATTCGAGGCTGCCGTGGGTGCCGACGTGAACAATGGCATCCGCCCCGAAGTCCTCCTCCAGCCACTGGTAAAAGGCGGTGTACTGGTGCTGGGGCGGCATCACCTTGTCATGGTAATTTTTGGCCGGGTCTTCGAACCGTCCCCGGGAGGGTTGAAGCCCAATGAAGATGTTTTTGTCGATGATGCCCGGAATGAAATACTGCTCTCCGTCAGCCATAATGGTCCCTGTGGGATCGCCCCATTCGGCGGTGCTCCGCTCCAGAAAACGGCGCTTTAATGTCTCATGGGACCTGGGCAAAAGCGCATCCCGGTCAACGCACAGCAAATCCTCTGATGGCTTAGACCATTGGGCCGTATTGCAGCACCCCCCGTCCATGAAGGTCGCTTCGAGTCGCTTGGCCGTGACATCGCCCACGACGTAGCCGTTTTGTCCGAGAAACCGGCAGATATTTTCAACGGATTGAAAGGTATCCAGAAACGCCCCGCCACCGACGCTGGCCTCCCCCGGCGGATAATTATAGAGAATGAAGGCAATCTTTTTATCCTTGGCTTTCTTCTTTCGCAGTGCGACGTAGTAAGCGGACTTCTCTTCTATTTTGTCGAACCGGTCGGGAATCAGGGTCAGTTCGGAAAGGTCCGGGATGGTCTGGCTGGGAACGGGCTGGAGCCCGGCGATGGGAATGGTATCGACCACGCCGTCGAGCTCCGGCAGCATGATACCGATGATCAGCTCCGCCGGTCCGAAGCCGGTCAACCGCTCTTTCCAATCTTCGATTTTGCGTTTGTTCATGAAAATCGGGTGCAGTACCGGCACCCCCAGCTGCCTGAACACGGAAAGCCCGGCCTCCTCGTTGCCGCCCATGGGACCGGCGCCGAAGCGAAAGGGAAGGAAATCCCACACCACGTCCAGTTTCAGACCCTCGGCCAGATGCTTTTCGATGAGTGCGAATTTCTTCTCGCCCGTGTACACGCCCATGGGCACCACATTCCAGTTGGCGGCCAAACGGTCCATGATCTGTGAAACGATGCCGAAACTATGGTAGGGATAATTTCTCAGGGAATAGAGCAGGCCCACGGTCGGCCGACCGTCGTCCCAGGCGACGTCTTGCCTGAAGGCATCAAAGCGCTTGTAACCGGTCTGGGTCCGGGGATCGAACAGCACCAGGTCCGAATAATCAACAATGGGCCCGGGTGCCGGCAAATCCTTCATCCCGCAATACCGCTTCAAGACCAGCAGAATCATGTTGCGGATGTTCTCGAACCCGGCAAAGGTCCAGGCCTTTTGCAGCAGCAACCAGTCGTGCATGCCCCTGGCGGATCGGCTGACCTTGCCCGCGACCGCGGCCATTTTCATCATCCGGTCCGGATCCA
This window harbors:
- the bchH gene encoding magnesium chelatase subunit H, which encodes MSCRLTFVCISSAGLKYVDEVVVYFRKSPEIKRALKDEITIASFYIGEARDHSTKHGPIRESILASDFVFLDLMGADSATVNVIEGAVREYHKDLAVIGSGTEYLRRRTRLGAFAFDKFSKKMGAGKNKAASGMRNMDPDRMMKMAAVAGKVSRSARGMHDWLLLQKAWTFAGFENIRNMILLVLKRYCGMKDLPAPGPIVDYSDLVLFDPRTQTGYKRFDAFRQDVAWDDGRPTVGLLYSLRNYPYHSFGIVSQIMDRLAANWNVVPMGVYTGEKKFALIEKHLAEGLKLDVVWDFLPFRFGAGPMGGNEEAGLSVFRQLGVPVLHPIFMNKRKIEDWKERLTGFGPAELIIGIMLPELDGVVDTIPIAGLQPVPSQTIPDLSELTLIPDRFDKIEEKSAYYVALRKKKAKDKKIAFILYNYPPGEASVGGGAFLDTFQSVENICRFLGQNGYVVGDVTAKRLEATFMDGGCCNTAQWSKPSEDLLCVDRDALLPRSHETLKRRFLERSTAEWGDPTGTIMADGEQYFIPGIIDKNIFIGLQPSRGRFEDPAKNYHDKVMPPQHQYTAFYQWLEEDFGADAIVHVGTHGSLEFLPGKESGMSADCYPDYLIGTCPHFYYYYTGNPSEAIIAKRRTHACLVSYSGPAFKRSGAYGDILALEELIADYESAASLAPVQQKELYEKIIQKAEQMKLIADDPHDVDAIAGELIRMKTSLMPLGLHRIGAMFSDAEKASFLSAILSWKRGDLYPIQEIIRPLVEAEVPPIRREERACEIAEALVADHYFGSGRYAKDVRATLSPEQARALDKALAFGQVCLQRLETSDELGGLLRCLEGRYLDAHLGGDVIRDPEVFPTGFNMFQFDARLVPSEVAVERGRQIAESTLAFFLKENGRYPETVSLVLWGLETSKTKGETIGQILHYLGVKIIPTQNAFEKKFALVPLEALGRPRIDVVMTICGFFRDMFPNMIDFLDEVVDAVCTADEPDEMNFMKKHADRREAELSKQMGEKEAAQLSRGRIFGPPEGQYGTGLTTMIENRAWTDESEIAEGYLSAQKHLYTRTRRGEAQRSLFESNLKQVEVVSQVRSSVDYSITDLDHYYEYFGGLSKAVGEVRGEMPVMLYTDSSSSKIYTDEAGKAVQISVRTRLLNPEYINGLLEHGVHGAQHLADRVENLVGLSATTGRVESWIFSAVKETLLDDREMFKKLSENNIYAVGDILQRLFEAQKRGYWDASEAELDSLRQMYLDLEGDIEERTDQG
- a CDS encoding TonB-dependent receptor plug domain-containing protein; this translates as MKRFVIQLNHRRFFSSIFLIGLILLAFQHPVTADESQASQPAAEIVSMDDIVVTATRSERSAAEIYADVEVISSEEIADSSSNDLLDLLRGIPGMDNRGQTGQGGWFSTDIRGIDSSRGMLMMVDGVPLNSGLSDFTYTSGIDLSIIDQIEVVKGNFSSLYGSNAMGGVINVITKKRETDGFDITGRMDAGDFGFYEYGSNVIGRKGRLTYSINASQQHFDNRYRRDQQLEYERSGMMGNYTYTKVYTDIEDADSDNSRVFARIDYDVDDTTGFTLSGNYATSSENLGKSENLPTVRDLGDKEQDTYFLNLNAHTTLLDDLDLDLQLYTNYDERDTNKEQRVSSGMMGSSYEMGHQNFWGRNNGLQIKANKSIFARHYITSGIDANYKQGYWKETYEDGEVIDTTLDKTMTNYAVYLQDEIDLAPVTITLGGRYDANSESEDAFSPKLGLFYKMSDRISFHGSAGKAFRAPTLQEMYQPTWLMGMYLFYSNPDLEPETVWSYDLGTTIKITPKIDFFVTGFYSKAEDLISTSPTIIDGQTVRIYENLEEVETDGFEAGIEGWLTPWLTFNLNYTYTHSVEKGEGRLADVPLHQANLSLGTRTPIGKHLVLNTTLNARYSGETTYVDSMTDMTVEKLDGFTVMDFIVRLNILEKHSLKFAMYNILDEEYQVHGSNLGPERYFWAGAEFTF